One Methanocaldococcus infernus ME DNA segment encodes these proteins:
- the hisD gene encoding histidinol dehydrogenase yields the protein MIFKSLYELTKEERERIINRNKANFDNIFDSVVKILRDVREKGDEALRYYTKLFDKVEIEDFKVSREEIEEAYNKVDYKVVEALERAKENIYYFHKEQLKNIKELRVERNGVLGQIVRAIEKVGCYVPGGRAFYPSTVLMTTIPAKVAGCKEIYITSPPTPEGKGNAATLIAGDLVKVNGIYKVGGVQAIGALAYGTESIPKVDIIVGPGNIYVTLAKKLVYGEVNIDFLAGPSEVLIIGDEFSNPNYIALDLLAQAEHDPNASCVALLTSREKAEEVKRELEKILKDIDERKEIIKEALKNLAILYGELEDLIKFSNEYAPEHLELFVREPEKILEKIESAGSIFLGEYSPVPIGDYASGTNHVLPTSGFSRCSSGLNVETFLKKITYQKFDKEALRNIKDVVITLAEAEGLKMHAEAVRRRLRE from the coding sequence ATGATTTTTAAAAGCTTATATGAGCTTACAAAGGAGGAAAGAGAAAGAATAATTAATAGAAATAAGGCAAACTTTGATAATATCTTTGACTCAGTGGTTAAAATTCTTAGGGATGTGAGAGAGAAGGGAGATGAGGCTTTAAGATATTATACTAAACTCTTTGATAAGGTTGAGATTGAAGACTTTAAAGTTTCAAGAGAGGAGATTGAAGAAGCTTACAATAAGGTGGATTATAAAGTTGTGGAAGCTCTTGAAAGGGCTAAGGAGAATATATACTATTTCCATAAAGAGCAATTGAAGAATATAAAAGAGTTGAGAGTTGAGAGAAATGGAGTTTTAGGGCAAATTGTTAGAGCTATTGAAAAGGTTGGCTGTTATGTGCCAGGAGGAAGAGCCTTTTATCCTTCAACTGTTCTCATGACTACCATCCCTGCTAAGGTTGCTGGCTGTAAAGAGATCTATATAACTTCTCCTCCAACTCCTGAGGGAAAGGGGAATGCTGCAACACTAATAGCTGGAGATTTGGTTAAAGTTAATGGCATTTATAAAGTTGGTGGAGTTCAGGCAATTGGAGCATTGGCCTATGGAACTGAAAGTATTCCAAAGGTTGATATTATTGTAGGCCCAGGGAATATTTATGTCACTCTGGCTAAGAAGTTGGTTTATGGTGAAGTAAATATAGACTTCTTAGCTGGTCCATCGGAGGTTTTAATTATTGGGGATGAGTTCTCTAACCCTAACTATATAGCCCTTGATCTCTTAGCTCAGGCTGAACATGATCCAAATGCCTCATGTGTAGCTCTTTTAACTTCAAGAGAGAAGGCAGAAGAGGTTAAGAGGGAGTTGGAGAAGATATTAAAAGATATAGATGAGAGAAAGGAGATTATTAAGGAAGCTTTAAAAAACTTGGCTATACTTTATGGAGAGCTTGAAGATTTAATAAAATTTAGCAATGAATATGCTCCTGAACACCTTGAGCTCTTTGTTAGAGAGCCAGAGAAAATTTTAGAGAAAATAGAGAGTGCTGGCTCCATCTTTTTAGGAGAGTATTCCCCAGTCCCTATAGGAGACTATGCCTCTGGAACCAACCATGTTTTACCAACCTCAGGTTTCTCAAGATGTTCCTCTGGCTTAAATGTTGAAACCTTTTTAAAGAAAATTACATATCAAAAGTTTGATAAGGAAGCATTGAGAAATATAAAAGATGTTGTAATTACCTTAGCTGAAGCTGAAGGGTTAAAGATGCATGCAGAAGCTGTTAGAAGGAGGTTGAGAGAGTGA
- a CDS encoding GbsR/MarR family transcriptional regulator yields the protein MNSKKLIIEMFSEIARVHGLSKSVGAIYGLLFYYERPMSLDEIVEELKISKGNASMSLKKLEELGFVKRTWIEGERKNFYQISESFSSIKDIARRKHEIIKSYYEKLKEENLDEKKLEKIRKMLILSEKILKVLEELD from the coding sequence ATGAATTCAAAAAAATTAATAATAGAGATGTTCTCAGAGATTGCCAGGGTTCATGGGCTAAGTAAGAGTGTTGGAGCCATTTATGGACTTTTATTTTACTATGAAAGGCCCATGAGCCTTGATGAGATTGTTGAAGAGCTTAAAATAAGTAAGGGAAATGCCAGCATGTCACTGAAGAAGTTGGAAGAGCTTGGATTTGTAAAAAGAACCTGGATAGAAGGAGAAAGAAAGAATTTCTATCAAATCTCTGAGAGCTTTTCATCAATTAAAGATATAGCAAGGAGAAAGCATGAGATCATAAAGAGCTACTATGAAAAGTTAAAAGAGGAGAACTTAGATGAGAAGAAGTTAGAAAAAATTAGAAAAATGCTTATTCTCTCTGAAAAAATTTTAAAAGTTTTAGAAGAACTGGATTGA
- a CDS encoding methyl-coenzyme M reductase glutamine C-methyltransferase — translation MRVTIYSPEIYTYGSMLVGGILKEKYKVHLIRKPDNILFLKSDVIIFSLYSTLHIIDNKIRELINFIKRANKKAKLYVAGCISTYPEIILNELNVDGVIIGEGEITTPRILEGDEEGLAYREGDNIIVNYPKEKPSLDHPLPLIPKDIGEQNIRGANVYIETHRGCLGNCTFCQVPKFFGKEIRSRDVELVVEEVKEFKKRGAKRIAISGGTGSLYNFKKSVNREKFYELLEKLSSIVGKSNLSVPDMRVDYVDEAILEAIKNYTIGWVFYGIESGSDKVLRDMKKGVNTKKIMDAIKLAKDLNVKVAGSFIVGYPTETEKDYLLTKDFIVDAELDDLFVSIAEPIPTTELCSLVLKIPKEENPTFKRHEGIYRRLNLTESEARCFDLLIHGEMWKTKPRPLTKELYSLFLNEAKSQGRDIKKITELIFKYKEYLIT, via the coding sequence ATGAGAGTAACTATCTATTCTCCTGAAATTTACACCTATGGCTCTATGTTAGTTGGAGGAATTTTAAAAGAGAAATATAAAGTCCATTTAATTAGAAAACCTGATAATATCTTATTTTTGAAGTCAGATGTCATCATCTTTAGCCTCTACTCTACCCTCCACATCATTGATAACAAAATAAGGGAGCTAATTAACTTTATAAAGAGAGCAAATAAGAAGGCTAAGCTCTATGTAGCTGGCTGTATCTCCACATATCCAGAGATTATATTAAATGAGCTAAATGTTGATGGAGTTATAATAGGAGAGGGAGAAATAACAACTCCAAGAATCTTAGAGGGAGATGAAGAAGGGTTAGCCTATAGAGAGGGAGACAATATAATAGTAAATTACCCAAAGGAAAAGCCAAGTTTAGATCATCCTCTCCCATTAATTCCTAAGGATATTGGTGAGCAGAATATAAGAGGAGCTAATGTTTATATTGAAACACATAGAGGCTGTTTAGGAAACTGTACCTTTTGCCAAGTTCCTAAGTTTTTTGGGAAAGAGATTAGAAGTAGAGATGTGGAGTTAGTTGTTGAAGAGGTTAAAGAATTCAAAAAAAGAGGAGCTAAGAGGATAGCAATAAGTGGAGGGACTGGAAGCTTATATAACTTCAAAAAGTCAGTGAATAGAGAAAAATTTTATGAGTTGTTGGAAAAGCTCTCTTCCATAGTGGGAAAGAGTAATCTTTCTGTGCCAGATATGAGGGTAGACTATGTTGATGAAGCTATATTAGAGGCTATAAAGAACTATACTATAGGATGGGTATTTTATGGAATAGAGAGTGGAAGTGACAAAGTTTTAAGAGATATGAAGAAAGGAGTTAATACTAAAAAAATCATGGATGCTATAAAGTTGGCTAAAGACTTAAATGTTAAGGTTGCTGGAAGCTTTATTGTTGGTTATCCTACTGAAACTGAAAAAGATTATTTATTAACCAAAGACTTTATAGTTGATGCTGAGCTTGATGATCTCTTTGTATCAATAGCTGAGCCAATCCCTACAACTGAGCTATGCTCTTTAGTATTAAAGATTCCTAAAGAGGAGAATCCAACATTTAAGAGACATGAAGGAATATATAGAAGGTTAAACTTAACTGAAAGTGAAGCCAGATGCTTTGATCTCCTAATACATGGAGAGATGTGGAAAACTAAACCAAGGCCTTTAACTAAAGAGCTTTATAGCTTATTCCTAAATGAAGCTAAGAGTCAGGGAAGAGACATTAAAAAAATAACTGAGCTAATCTTTAAGTATAAAGAGTATTTAATTACTTAA
- the ilvC gene encoding ketol-acid reductoisomerase, with translation MVKIYYDNDVTYDAVKDKVIAVIGYGSQGRAQASNMKDSGLNVIVGLRPEGKSWKLAVEEGHEVKTIEEAAKEADIIHLLIPDEVQPTVYRKYIEKHLTEGKTLSFSHGYNIHYKFIVPPENVNVTMVAPKSPGAMVRKTYLEGFGVPGLVAVYQDYTGEALNIALGMAKAIGLTRVGVIETTFREETETDLFGEQVVLCGGVTELIKAAFETLVEAGYSPEMAYFETCHELKLIVDLIYQKGLKGMWENVSNTAEYGGLTRRKRIINEESRKAMKEILKEIQDGRFAKEWSLENIAGKPHLNALRRLEEEHEIEKVGKKLRKMCGLEK, from the coding sequence ATGGTTAAGATTTACTATGACAATGATGTAACCTATGATGCTGTTAAAGATAAGGTTATAGCTGTTATAGGCTATGGAAGCCAGGGAAGAGCTCAGGCTTCAAATATGAAGGATAGTGGGTTAAATGTTATTGTTGGGTTAAGACCAGAGGGAAAGAGTTGGAAGTTAGCTGTTGAGGAAGGACATGAGGTTAAGACAATAGAAGAGGCTGCTAAGGAAGCTGACATTATCCATCTATTGATCCCTGATGAGGTTCAACCTACTGTTTATAGGAAGTATATTGAGAAGCACTTAACAGAAGGAAAGACATTAAGCTTTTCACATGGTTATAATATACATTATAAATTTATTGTCCCTCCTGAGAATGTCAATGTAACCATGGTTGCCCCTAAAAGCCCTGGAGCAATGGTTAGGAAGACATACTTAGAAGGCTTTGGAGTTCCTGGATTAGTGGCCGTTTATCAAGACTATACAGGAGAGGCTTTAAACATAGCCCTGGGAATGGCTAAAGCTATTGGATTGACAAGAGTAGGAGTTATAGAAACAACCTTTAGGGAGGAAACAGAGACAGATCTCTTTGGAGAGCAAGTTGTTCTATGTGGTGGAGTTACTGAGTTAATTAAAGCTGCTTTTGAAACCCTTGTTGAAGCTGGCTACTCTCCAGAGATGGCATACTTTGAAACATGCCATGAGTTAAAGTTAATTGTTGATCTGATCTATCAAAAGGGATTAAAGGGAATGTGGGAAAATGTTTCTAATACAGCAGAGTATGGGGGTTTAACAAGGAGAAAGAGGATTATAAATGAAGAGTCAAGGAAGGCTATGAAAGAGATATTAAAAGAAATTCAAGATGGTAGATTTGCCAAGGAGTGGAGCTTAGAAAACATTGCTGGAAAACCACATTTAAATGCCTTAAGAAGGTTGGAAGAGGAGCATGAGATAGAGAAGGTTGGTAAGAAGTTAAGAAAGATGTGTGGCTTGGAGAAATAA
- the asd gene encoding aspartate-semialdehyde dehydrogenase, which produces MKIKVGVLGATGMVGQRFIQFLAEHPMFELTTLAASERSAGKKYSEATNWYLDVEMPEKVRDLIVTTTDPKNKEFEDVDIVFSALPSDLAKKLEPEFAKEGKLVFSNASAYRMEEDVPLVIPEVNADHLELIEIQRKKRGWDGAIITNPNCSTICAVITLKPIMDKFGLESVFIATLQAVSGAGYNGVPSMAILDNLIPYIKNEEEKMQTESLKLLGTLKDGKVEFANFKLSASCNRVPVIDGHTECIFVKTKEEAEPEEIKEAMDKFDPLKDLNLPTYAKPIVIKEESDRPQPRLDRNIGNGMSIVVGRIRKDPIFTVKYVALEHNTIRGAAGASILNAEYFVKKYL; this is translated from the coding sequence ATGAAAATAAAGGTTGGTGTCTTAGGAGCCACTGGAATGGTTGGACAAAGGTTTATTCAATTTTTAGCTGAGCACCCAATGTTTGAATTAACCACCTTAGCAGCATCAGAGAGAAGTGCAGGGAAGAAGTATAGTGAAGCAACAAATTGGTACTTAGATGTTGAGATGCCAGAGAAGGTTAGAGATTTAATAGTTACAACCACTGACCCAAAAAATAAAGAATTTGAGGATGTTGATATTGTTTTCTCAGCTCTACCATCAGATTTAGCTAAGAAGTTAGAGCCAGAGTTTGCAAAAGAAGGAAAATTAGTTTTCTCAAATGCTTCAGCTTACAGAATGGAAGAGGATGTTCCTTTAGTTATTCCAGAGGTTAATGCTGATCACTTAGAGTTAATAGAGATTCAAAGAAAAAAGAGAGGATGGGATGGAGCTATTATAACAAATCCTAACTGTTCAACCATCTGTGCAGTTATAACCCTAAAGCCAATAATGGATAAGTTTGGCTTAGAAAGTGTTTTTATAGCAACCTTACAGGCAGTTAGTGGAGCTGGCTATAATGGAGTTCCATCCATGGCTATACTTGATAACCTAATCCCATATATTAAGAATGAAGAGGAAAAAATGCAGACTGAGAGTTTAAAACTCTTAGGAACCTTAAAAGATGGTAAAGTTGAATTTGCCAACTTTAAGTTAAGTGCTTCCTGTAATAGAGTTCCTGTCATAGATGGACATACAGAGTGTATATTTGTAAAAACCAAAGAAGAGGCTGAGCCAGAGGAAATTAAAGAGGCTATGGACAAGTTTGACCCTTTAAAGGATCTTAACCTACCAACCTATGCTAAACCAATAGTTATTAAAGAAGAGAGTGACAGACCTCAGCCAAGGTTGGATAGAAATATAGGAAATGGAATGAGTATAGTGGTTGGAAGGATAAGAAAAGACCCTATCTTCACTGTAAAGTATGTTGCTTTAGAGCATAACACAATAAGAGGAGCTGCAGGAGCAAGTATTTTAAATGCTGAATACTTTGTTAAGAAGTATTTATAA
- a CDS encoding MFS transporter has protein sequence MKSEAYVIWIVTFTTMLGIGLIAPILSFYAKTLGANNFQVALIFSIFMIARTITQIPAGHLSDIYGKKLFLTLGTFFYGLTTFFYNFVSNIFELLIVRFFTGVFSAFVTPIAGSYISAIAPKEKMGQYMGFFNSAIGMGFGVGPIIGGFLAEHFSIKAPFYFCGFLGILASILSYFKLRDIKFKNKSRGINLKLYLKNKKFLIPFIFNTVILMGNSSVIVFLTIYAYRFGIGLDGSGFLIAFTNIISALLQRKLGSLYDKYGLNIIIVGLLLVSLGFFYLSLADNFYKIMLSLILQAIGSSLISTSLMSYVANLIPIERRGEGLGLFTTSLNFGFMFGSLFFGAIANVIGIGEMYKVVSLFSLIMGFSLFKILKS, from the coding sequence ATGAAGAGTGAAGCTTATGTCATCTGGATAGTAACCTTCACCACAATGTTGGGGATTGGCCTTATAGCCCCTATTTTATCTTTTTATGCAAAAACCTTAGGGGCTAATAACTTTCAAGTTGCTCTCATCTTCTCTATCTTTATGATAGCAAGGACAATAACACAGATCCCTGCTGGACACCTCTCAGACATCTATGGAAAAAAGCTTTTTCTCACTTTAGGAACATTCTTTTATGGATTAACTACCTTTTTTTACAACTTTGTCTCTAACATCTTTGAACTCTTGATTGTAAGATTCTTTACTGGAGTCTTTTCAGCCTTTGTAACTCCAATAGCAGGCTCTTACATCTCAGCCATAGCTCCAAAGGAGAAGATGGGCCAGTATATGGGATTTTTTAATTCAGCCATAGGCATGGGCTTTGGAGTTGGTCCTATCATTGGAGGTTTCTTAGCTGAGCATTTTAGCATTAAAGCTCCATTCTATTTTTGTGGCTTCTTAGGAATTTTGGCATCAATTTTAAGCTATTTTAAGTTGAGAGATATTAAATTTAAAAACAAGAGTAGAGGAATTAATTTAAAGCTCTACCTTAAGAATAAAAAGTTTTTAATCCCTTTTATTTTTAACACAGTAATTTTAATGGGAAACTCTTCAGTTATAGTTTTCCTAACCATCTATGCCTACAGGTTTGGAATAGGGTTAGATGGCAGTGGTTTTTTAATAGCCTTTACAAATATTATATCAGCCCTTCTACAGAGGAAGTTGGGAAGTTTGTATGATAAGTATGGACTTAACATTATTATTGTTGGTCTACTCTTAGTAAGCTTAGGCTTCTTCTACCTCTCCTTAGCAGATAACTTTTATAAAATAATGCTCTCCCTCATCCTTCAGGCTATTGGTTCAAGCTTAATATCAACCTCTCTAATGTCTTATGTAGCCAACTTAATCCCTATTGAGAGAAGAGGAGAGGGTTTAGGTCTCTTTACCACTTCATTAAACTTTGGCTTCATGTTTGGCTCCCTATTCTTTGGAGCTATAGCTAATGTAATAGGAATAGGAGAGATGTATAAGGTTGTTTCACTCTTCTCCCTAATAATGGGCTTTTCACTGTTCAAGATATTAAAGAGCTAA
- a CDS encoding COG1361 S-layer family protein encodes MRKYLVAFLLLLLPSALALQIFEPEYNPKVIHPGDDVDLWVKVYNDNYNDNYEIRNLIISIEPYYPFELKQVNPKKGVCVVDQLDSGESYVAYFKLHVNENAESGEYKIKIHVSYYLVNKDSGDKYYYNYSKIFYLPVYGEANFIVSGNFSLVPAKTMVVPLTIKNAGKGKAKDVSVYVGYRLETEEVGSYSKTTVVYSTTISENNREIVPTPIPLNFSLIYPVGESKFYIPTLKPGESRTVLVKLYTSPKTFEGSYPLPIVITWTDESGVKRAELLYVGAYVKGDIILDVSNVVTSPKEIKPGDSYVRIDVTIANNGHAEAKDVKLKLITQEPFRDSWSNCNFKGIGNLLPGAIRTVSFYIDVDKYAEAKHYKLPLEISYLDPENNKHKELEYIDIYIKPKPLFEILTKEFNVSAGKDNTIKIKIKNIGNEKAIRVRISAIKTSGQPFDYPQKSDTIGTLYPNQTGVGALVVSVDKNAISKPYRITLEIRCAGDPDQGDDNVYVYQEPIILNVKRGSSSNILYILGLVVIILAVVIGGYKLLRKRKENEE; translated from the coding sequence ATGAGAAAATATTTAGTAGCTTTCCTACTCCTTCTCCTACCTTCAGCCTTAGCTCTACAAATATTTGAGCCAGAGTATAATCCAAAGGTTATACACCCAGGAGATGATGTTGATCTCTGGGTTAAGGTTTATAATGATAACTACAATGATAACTATGAGATTAGAAATTTAATAATTTCTATTGAGCCTTACTATCCATTTGAGCTTAAGCAAGTAAACCCTAAAAAGGGAGTTTGTGTAGTTGATCAGTTAGATAGTGGAGAGAGCTATGTAGCCTATTTTAAGCTACATGTCAATGAAAATGCTGAGTCTGGAGAGTATAAAATAAAGATTCATGTTTCTTACTACTTAGTAAATAAAGATAGTGGAGACAAATATTATTACAATTACTCAAAAATTTTCTACCTTCCTGTTTATGGTGAAGCCAACTTTATAGTTAGTGGAAACTTCTCCTTAGTGCCAGCTAAAACTATGGTTGTTCCCCTAACTATTAAAAATGCTGGGAAAGGAAAGGCTAAAGATGTCTCTGTCTATGTTGGTTATAGGTTGGAGACTGAAGAAGTTGGAAGTTATTCAAAGACTACAGTGGTTTATTCAACAACCATCTCTGAGAATAATAGAGAGATAGTTCCTACTCCAATTCCATTAAACTTTTCCTTAATTTACCCAGTTGGAGAGTCTAAATTTTATATTCCAACTTTAAAACCTGGTGAGAGTAGAACAGTGTTAGTTAAGCTCTACACATCTCCTAAGACATTTGAAGGAAGTTATCCTTTACCAATTGTTATTACTTGGACTGATGAGAGTGGAGTTAAGAGAGCTGAGTTATTATATGTTGGAGCCTATGTTAAGGGAGATATTATCTTAGATGTAAGTAATGTTGTCACATCTCCAAAGGAAATTAAGCCTGGAGACAGTTATGTAAGGATTGATGTAACTATAGCAAATAATGGACATGCTGAAGCTAAGGATGTGAAGTTAAAGTTGATAACTCAAGAGCCTTTTAGAGATAGCTGGAGTAATTGTAACTTTAAAGGAATTGGTAACCTCTTACCAGGAGCTATAAGGACAGTTTCTTTTTATATAGATGTGGATAAGTATGCTGAAGCTAAGCACTATAAGTTACCTTTAGAAATCTCTTACTTAGATCCAGAGAATAACAAGCATAAGGAACTTGAGTATATAGATATTTACATAAAGCCTAAGCCACTATTTGAAATTCTTACAAAGGAATTTAATGTTAGTGCTGGAAAGGACAACACAATAAAAATAAAAATAAAAAATATTGGAAATGAAAAAGCTATTAGGGTTAGAATTTCAGCTATAAAAACCTCTGGTCAGCCTTTTGACTATCCACAGAAATCTGACACAATAGGAACCCTCTATCCAAACCAGACAGGAGTTGGAGCTTTAGTGGTGAGTGTTGACAAAAACGCTATCTCTAAGCCTTATAGAATTACTTTAGAAATAAGATGTGCTGGAGACCCTGATCAGGGAGATGATAATGTCTATGTCTATCAAGAGCCAATTATCTTAAATGTAAAGAGAGGCTCAAGCTCCAACATTCTTTACATCTTAGGCTTAGTTGTTATAATCTTAGCTGTAGTTATAGGAGGTTATAAATTGTTAAGAAAGAGGAAGGAGAATGAAGAGTGA
- a CDS encoding efflux RND transporter permease subunit, which yields MLKEILKDVGEFSARHPFLVIAVVLLITVFMAFEATHIKKQTSYEKMLPQDLPAVQEIYEVRSEFGGTDVDMIVVKIVPSDATDKVTDIRDPRVLRAIETLEENIRTISGITKVSSPVDVIKELNGGVLPNDIETVKELLNKLPENERYKLFNRDFSMLTITAFTDVGGDEKKNKQIYEQINEYIRETPFPPGVEAIQTGTPALRAIIGKLMNESQAITTSVAMLAILFIILLHFRKVTSVLLLSPLIFALIWTGGFMGLFGIPLDMATSAVGSLVLGLGIDYGIYFGSRYNEEREKGRDPIEAASHTVMYAGSSILASAATTVAGLLSLTIAPLPMMGNLGKVCGAGITFCCLLTIFFLPAVLVIDELYIHPILARIKKLIFK from the coding sequence ATGCTAAAAGAGATCCTTAAGGATGTTGGAGAATTTTCTGCAAGACATCCCTTTTTGGTTATAGCTGTTGTTTTACTCATAACTGTATTTATGGCTTTTGAAGCCACCCATATAAAGAAGCAAACCTCCTATGAGAAGATGCTTCCTCAGGATCTGCCAGCTGTTCAGGAGATTTATGAAGTTAGGAGTGAGTTTGGAGGAACTGATGTAGATATGATTGTTGTTAAAATTGTTCCCTCAGATGCTACAGATAAGGTTACTGACATTAGAGATCCAAGGGTTTTAAGGGCTATTGAAACCTTAGAAGAGAATATAAGAACAATCAGTGGAATTACAAAGGTTAGCTCACCAGTTGATGTTATTAAAGAGCTGAATGGTGGAGTTCTTCCTAATGACATTGAAACAGTGAAAGAGCTTCTAAATAAATTACCAGAAAATGAAAGATATAAACTATTCAATAGAGACTTCTCTATGTTAACAATCACAGCCTTTACAGATGTTGGAGGAGATGAAAAGAAGAACAAGCAAATTTATGAGCAAATAAATGAGTACATAAGAGAAACTCCTTTTCCTCCCGGAGTTGAGGCTATACAAACAGGAACTCCAGCATTGAGGGCAATTATTGGTAAGTTGATGAATGAAAGTCAAGCCATAACAACATCTGTAGCTATGTTAGCTATTCTCTTTATAATCTTGCTACACTTTAGGAAGGTTACTTCAGTTCTTCTTCTCTCTCCTCTAATCTTTGCCCTCATCTGGACAGGGGGTTTTATGGGCTTATTTGGAATCCCCTTAGATATGGCTACCTCAGCAGTTGGCTCCTTAGTCTTAGGTTTGGGAATAGACTATGGAATTTACTTTGGAAGTAGATACAATGAGGAGAGAGAGAAAGGAAGAGATCCTATAGAAGCTGCTTCTCACACAGTAATGTATGCTGGCTCTTCAATACTTGCAAGTGCAGCAACAACTGTAGCTGGCTTGTTATCTCTAACTATAGCTCCTCTCCCAATGATGGGAAACTTGGGAAAGGTTTGTGGAGCTGGAATAACCTTTTGTTGTCTCTTAACCATCTTCTTCCTTCCAGCAGTTTTAGTTATAGATGAACTTTACATCCATCCAATATTAGCAAGAATAAAAAAATTAATATTCAAATGA
- a CDS encoding MJ0936 family phosphodiesterase: MKIGILGDTHDHLPNIRKAISIFNDEEVDLVIHCGDFVSLFVIKEFKELNSNIIAVYGNNDGEREKLKEWLLDIDDKNIISDFHSIEIDGLKFFITHGHYKEVLDLAINSGLYDVVVYGHTHKKLFETYNNTLIINPGECCGYLTGEATIGILDTKEKAYREIIL; encoded by the coding sequence GTGAAGATAGGGATATTGGGAGATACTCATGACCATCTTCCCAATATAAGAAAGGCTATAAGTATTTTCAATGATGAAGAGGTTGATTTGGTTATTCACTGTGGTGACTTTGTTAGCCTCTTTGTTATAAAGGAGTTTAAGGAGTTAAACTCTAACATCATAGCTGTCTATGGTAACAATGATGGAGAGAGGGAGAAGTTAAAAGAGTGGCTCTTGGATATAGATGACAAAAATATAATTTCAGATTTCCACTCAATAGAGATAGATGGTCTAAAGTTTTTTATAACTCATGGACACTATAAAGAAGTTTTAGACTTGGCTATAAACTCTGGACTCTATGATGTTGTTGTTTATGGCCATACTCATAAGAAGTTGTTTGAAACTTACAACAACACTTTAATTATAAACCCAGGAGAGTGTTGTGGCTATCTAACTGGAGAAGCCACTATAGGAATCTTAGACACAAAAGAGAAAGCATATAGAGAGATAATACTATAG